The DNA region CTAAATGTATCAAGTTCTTTAACAATTGGATTTAAAATATCTAAGTTATCTTGAACTACAGGAAGAGAGTATTTTTTTAATATATCTCTATTTGCGAATACATAAGTTAACGTTTCGTAAAAACCATTTTCTATTGCTTTTGCTCTTAATTTGTTTTTCTTTACTAAGTTATGAGAAGTTTGATTGATTCTATTTACTTCATCAATTGCAAGTGGTTTAGCTTGAATATTATCAATTCCTACTATTCTTACAACCTCTTCAGTGACATCTGCAATATTTTTTATATCATGTCTAAATAGTGGAATTTGAATAGATAAAACACCATTTGCTCCATCTTTAACTTCAAATCCAAGAGAACTTAAAATTTTTTCTATTGTAATTTTTTCAATTTCTTGTCCGATAATAGAGTTGATTTTATTTACACTTACGTCTAATGTAAGTTTTTCATTAAAATCAGTATAAGACTCTTTTCCATTAAATACTTTTGCTCCAAAAGTAGAAATTAAAGAACAAAAAGAATCAATTCCTTTTTCAATATATGGCTCACTACCTCTTGAACTTTTGTAATATACATCTCCAGTTTTTCTTTTTGTTTCAAAAACTTTCTTAGAAATAGTTTCTGGATTGATATATGAAGCTTCGATTATGTATTCATTATTTTCATCTAAACTTATGTCTGTATGTTCAATACAGACTGTACTTAAATTCTCTTTTCCAATTACTACATCAAAACCTTGTACATCTTTTTTAATATCAATAGTTGCAATACCTTTTATAACTTTTGCATCTTTTTTTGCATAGGCATTTAATATAACACCAGTTGAGTGAGTTATATAAGTAATTGCGTCATTTAAGTCATTTTCTTTGAATTTATCAATAACTCCTACTCTTAATTTATAAACTAATGGAAGTTTAAAATCAGAAGTATTTACTACAGTATAAATATATTTACTATCAATGTCATTTGAACTTTCAACTTCTAAAACTTGACCAATTCCTAAATCGTTATAAGTAATTGTAAAATCTTGTTCTTTTAAAGGAATAGTATAAAATGCTGATAGTTCTCTTGCAACACCATTTATACTTAAACAGTCACCTCTATTTGCAGTAAGTTCGATTTCAATTACATCATCGTTAAATAATGGATATTCAGATAATTCTTTACCAATAACTAAGTCACCAATAGATTCATCAAGTTCTAATATTCCATCGTTTAATTTAGCAAGTCCTATTTCAGTTGATGAACAAATCATTCCATTTGATTCAACACCTCTTAGTTTTGCTGCTTTGATCT from Arcobacter sp. LA11 includes:
- the pheT gene encoding phenylalanine--tRNA ligase subunit beta produces the protein MIVTRSWLQEYIDISNISTDSICKTLNSIGLEVDSLEEQRIVPGVVVGKVLEKEKHPDADKLNICQVDIGSETVQIVCGAKNVDAGQYVPVATVGCKLSADFKIKAAKLRGVESNGMICSSTEIGLAKLNDGILELDESIGDLVIGKELSEYPLFNDDVIEIELTANRGDCLSINGVARELSAFYTIPLKEQDFTITYNDLGIGQVLEVESSNDIDSKYIYTVVNTSDFKLPLVYKLRVGVIDKFKENDLNDAITYITHSTGVILNAYAKKDAKVIKGIATIDIKKDVQGFDVVIGKENLSTVCIEHTDISLDENNEYIIEASYINPETISKKVFETKRKTGDVYYKSSRGSEPYIEKGIDSFCSLISTFGAKVFNGKESYTDFNEKLTLDVSVNKINSIIGQEIEKITIEKILSSLGFEVKDGANGVLSIQIPLFRHDIKNIADVTEEVVRIVGIDNIQAKPLAIDEVNRINQTSHNLVKKNKLRAKAIENGFYETLTYVFANRDILKKYSLPVVQDNLDILNPIVKELDTFRTTILVNLIEACSNNSKLGFKSASFFEIGKIFDINRNESTKISFVFSGAKEIESISNSGKPENIDFFEFATKVLNTVGKFDLEPMKKVPNDLAHPYQNATILVDNEEIGFISKLHPSVADDYNLSDTFIAEIDFDKIKNDLIKTESYSKFQASKKDLSIITPKTMEYREIKNVINSIKDENIKQFNLIDIYSDEKLGENESLTIRFVLQNDTKTLEEEDITSTMNKILENLNNKLSIGLRD